The Acidimicrobiia bacterium DNA window GACCATCACGAGGAGGTGGCCATGCCGAGGGGTCCGATGCTGGACGACAAGGTGGCGATCGTCACGGGCATCGGGCCCGGGATGGGGCGAAGCATCGCGCTTGCCCTCGCCCGCGAGGGCGCCGACATCGTGCTGGCCGCACGCCGCGAGGAGCGGTGCAACGCCGTCGCCGACGAGATCCGCGAGCTCGGGCGCGTTCCCCTGGTGGTATCCACCGACATCTCCAAGCCGGCCCAGTGTGACGATCTCGTCGACGCCGCGCTCGAGCACTTCGGCGGTGTCGACGTCTTCGTCCAGAACGGCCACCACCCCGGCGACTGGACGGCGGCCGTCGACGCCGACCTCGACTCGTGGCACGAGATCATGGAGATCAACTTCTTCGGCGCACTGAAGCTCGTGCAGCGCGTCGTGCCGGTGATGGCGGAGCGCAGCGGCGGCCGGATCATTCTGGTGAACTCGGGCGCGATGATCAGCAACCCGGCGACGATGGGTGCGTACTCGGCGTCGAAGGCCGCGCTCGGAAGCCTGGTGCGCACACTGTCGAACGAGGTGGCGACGACCGGCGTGCTCGTCAACGGTGTGACGCTCGGGCCGGTCCAAGGTGAGAACTACTCGCGGTTCGTGCCGGGCGAGACCGACGAGGAGAAGGCAGCGGCGGTCGAGGAACGGGGTCAGGCGTTGCCGCTCGGCCACATCCCGACCCCCGACGAGTGCGCGGGCGCGGTGCTGTTCTTCGCGTCCGACCTGTCGGCATCGATTACCGGTCAACATCTCGCCGTCAACGGAGGTCAGTGGGTGTCATGAAGACCTATCGAGTGATCCAGTGGGCCACCGGCTCGATCGGGCAGATCTCGATCCAGTCGTTCGTGCGCAACCCGCAATTCGAGCTGGTCGGCTGCTACGTCACGTCGGCCGAGAAGGTGGGCCGCGACGCGGGTGAGCTTGCGGGCATCGACCCCATCGGCGTGATCGCAACCAACAACGTCGACGAGATCCTGGCGTTGGACGCCGACTGCGTGCACTACGCGCCGCTCTACGTCGACCTCGACGCGATGTGCCGGATCCTCGAATCGGGCAAGAACCTCGTGACGCCTTCCGGCTTCACTTTCGCCGACTCCACCCGTCCCGACGAGGTCGAGCGCTTGCGCACGGCGTGCAAGGAGGGCAGCACCTCGCTGCACGGCACCGGCATCCACCCGGGCTTCTCGGGTGACCTCCTGCCGATCACGATGGCCCGCCTCAGCTTCTCGATCGAGCAGATCATCGTGCAGGAGCTGGCCGATCTCCGCCGGCACCCGTCGAAGAAGATGGTCTTCGACGGCCTCGGCTTCGGACGTGACCCCGACGAGGCGCGCGCCAACCCGAGCCCGCTCGTGCTCACGATGGACAACATCTTCCGCGAGTCGCAAATGATGGTCGCGGCAGCGCTCGGCCTGGAAGTTGACGAGTACACCCACGAGTACGACGTCGCCGTCACCAAGCGGCGGCTCGAGATTCGATCGGGCGTGATCGAGAAGGGCAGGATCGGCGGCGAGCGCTTCGAGTGGATCGCGTGGTCCAACGGCAAGCCGCGCATCGTGTTCCGCTCGTTCTGGAAGGCCGACGACGACCTCGAGCCCAACTGGGACCTGAAGCACCTGAAGTACCAGCTGATCATCGAGGGGGTGCCTTCGGTGAACGTGACGCTCGAGCCCGCCGCGTCGCACACCGGGCGTGACGTGGAGGAGACCGACGACATGGGCATCTACGGGCGCTACTGGACCGCGATGAACGGCGTCAACGCGATCCCCGCCGTGTGCGAAGCACTCCCCGGCATCCGCACCCACCTCGACCTGCCCTTCGTGCAACCGAAAGGCCTGTTCGACTGACCACCCCCCCACGCAACTTGCGTCAGCTGTGGGCGCTATACGCCCTCTGCTGACGCCGGTTCGTTGGTGGGGGCGTCGTGGTCGTCGATCCAGGTGTCGATGCGCTTCCACCACTCGAAGAGCCAATCGATCAACAGCTCTTCGTCGTGGGGCACCTCGGCCGCGGGCACGCGCCAGTAGCGGGCGTGAACCGGCCGGCGGGCGGGAAGCGTGCGCACGATGTCGGCGAATGTCCCGACCTCCTCGAGCACGGTGTGGGCGACGAACACGACGTCGGCCTCGGGCGCAGCGAGGATGGCGGCGAGCACCCCGCCGTGCTTCGGTGGCAGCACGTTCGTCAGATCCTCCGCCCGTTCCGCGTGCTCGTGATGACCCTCGCTGCGGAGCCGCGCGATCGCCTGGTCGCGGAGCTTCTCGGTGAAGTCGTGCCCCTCCGGAAAGATCACGAACGCATCGAGGTCACCCATCTCCGCCGCCAGCCGAGCCGCGGCCGCGCGGTTGGTCTCGCTCTTGGCGGGGTCGCGGTCGATGAACAGATTGGGCAGCCGGTTCCCGAGGATGTCAAAGACCGGCTCCCACTGCAGCAGCGCGAGCATCACCACGCGCGGCCGGCGGCGAAAGCTCGAGAGCATCTTGCCGACGAGCATCAGAGAGTTGCCGAGACCGGCGTGACGGCAGCACACGAGCACGGGTCCGGGCTGATGAGGCCCGTCATCCACGACGACGATCCGGACCCTGAGCAGTGTCTTCGCGGCGACTGACAGTGCGCGCAGCCAGAAACGCATGAAGCCGTAGTGCGCGGTGTCCATCCACCGGGCGCGCATCCAGAGGCCGAAGCCCGAGAGGATCCAGAGCCCGAAGAGCGCCATGATGCCGACGACTTCGAGGACGAGGTATGCGACACCGAACAACGTGAGCAGGAAGAGCCGCGCACCGTCTCGCCGGATCAGGTCCACGACAGCCGCGACGACCAGTATCACCGGCGAGAGCACGATGAGCACGAGGCACAGGACGATGACGAGCGGAGCGACCACGAGCCGCCGGACGATCCGTGGCGGCGGCTTGATCACATCGCCGCCAGGTACTCGA harbors:
- a CDS encoding SDR family oxidoreductase — translated: MPRGPMLDDKVAIVTGIGPGMGRSIALALAREGADIVLAARREERCNAVADEIRELGRVPLVVSTDISKPAQCDDLVDAALEHFGGVDVFVQNGHHPGDWTAAVDADLDSWHEIMEINFFGALKLVQRVVPVMAERSGGRIILVNSGAMISNPATMGAYSASKAALGSLVRTLSNEVATTGVLVNGVTLGPVQGENYSRFVPGETDEEKAAAVEERGQALPLGHIPTPDECAGAVLFFASDLSASITGQHLAVNGGQWVS
- a CDS encoding dihydrodipicolinate reductase, which produces MKTYRVIQWATGSIGQISIQSFVRNPQFELVGCYVTSAEKVGRDAGELAGIDPIGVIATNNVDEILALDADCVHYAPLYVDLDAMCRILESGKNLVTPSGFTFADSTRPDEVERLRTACKEGSTSLHGTGIHPGFSGDLLPITMARLSFSIEQIIVQELADLRRHPSKKMVFDGLGFGRDPDEARANPSPLVLTMDNIFRESQMMVAAALGLEVDEYTHEYDVAVTKRRLEIRSGVIEKGRIGGERFEWIAWSNGKPRIVFRSFWKADDDLEPNWDLKHLKYQLIIEGVPSVNVTLEPAASHTGRDVEETDDMGIYGRYWTAMNGVNAIPAVCEALPGIRTHLDLPFVQPKGLFD
- a CDS encoding 1-acyl-sn-glycerol-3-phosphate acyltransferase, encoding MIKPPPRIVRRLVVAPLVIVLCLVLIVLSPVILVVAAVVDLIRRDGARLFLLTLFGVAYLVLEVVGIMALFGLWILSGFGLWMRARWMDTAHYGFMRFWLRALSVAAKTLLRVRIVVVDDGPHQPGPVLVCCRHAGLGNSLMLVGKMLSSFRRRPRVVMLALLQWEPVFDILGNRLPNLFIDRDPAKSETNRAAAARLAAEMGDLDAFVIFPEGHDFTEKLRDQAIARLRSEGHHEHAERAEDLTNVLPPKHGGVLAAILAAPEADVVFVAHTVLEEVGTFADIVRTLPARRPVHARYWRVPAAEVPHDEELLIDWLFEWWKRIDTWIDDHDAPTNEPASAEGV